TAACATCCCAACAAACCGATGGAAAATATCTACTTTCATGGGGCAATTTAGTCGTTTGTATTTAAtcaatttaatatgtaaatatctAAGGGTTTCATTATAAATTAGGCTTTTAGGCTTCCTATATAAAGGCCTTAACTCTAACCTAGAAAACCTAAGTCACTAAGCCTAATTCTAGCCTCCAAACCACTCAAAGTCTGAAATTCtagtctcttctctctctctctggtaCACGCCCAAGGACTCCTCTCACTTCATCTCTCACACACCTCTAAGGCTATTCCTCTCTCTTATCAAAGATCTTCCAACTTGATTCATGTTTTGTATCCATATAGAGAGTTATATTAGATCCCACCTATAGTGATCTGAATAGTATGATCTCTAGGTATTAATACAAccaaaaggggagtaggtcatcACCTGCTAACTAAgggggtcgaacctctataaaaaatCTTATCTCATTTACTTTATTGTTCTTGTTGTATAACACGTGGCAAGTATCAGATTTATACAACTTCGCTATCGGTTGATCACTTTTCGAGGTCAAGAGTTTGGTGCTCTCATTGAGAGTGTGTATATCGTATCTGATCAAACGCCATGGTTAACACGAGAAAAACCCCAGTCACACCATTTGCGTCTTTGGGTCTCCCTTAAGACCCATAGACTGTAGATCTCAATGTTCATGTTCCAGTCGCAACTAGAATTTCTATGGACGTAGTAGTTGTGGTCAATCCTGCCGCTATAGCAAGCACCACGAATCTGGCCACCACGATTGGCCAGGATGGCATAAactgttagaatttattttaccaggatctagatttactaacatgtatatttcattaataccctaaatataaattctctaatacgatgaaattaaacacataagagtttaaaaaaccttacattgatgcaacgAAATATTAATGACTTCTTCTGCTTAGATTTCTAatccttgttcctttctgtcacagagtaatAGCAAGATTTgagcttggatctctttctctccttcgggttggttaccaccgtcttccgcactatgattgagtacttgacttgctatgtatgagcatggtactctatcactatggcTCGAattggtgaagaacaatgaataaGGTGCAAAATCACTATAGAAATgagtctctcatctactagttgatAGAGAATAAAAACTAGATTTGGTATGTTGAAAAGTGTTAGATGagaatgagagcatcatgttccttttatagtatttcaactagggtttagaatttaattatatcgattaaaaagaataaaataataggcAAAATTACACTTAAGTGGACGACCACACTAATGAGCCTCACTACTTAtcattttgccactttatttcaaccacttatcatttctttcaataataccatattttccaatttcaatcctataaatgtcaaaactatttattaaataaatttgccatttattttatttattaattagaacatacaaagtctcttaattgataaataaaccccaaaaccttttttcttcacaattaagcccttgcttagtgaaaattcataaataagacatagtctaattttagaattataattgattaattaaaaccaattaattgagtccgcaagcagtattatctccactagtgtggggaccatgggcctatataatcaagcttccaataagtagaactagaatttacaaagtaaattctctaacttattaattcctccttgcgccactatagattcagaattgTACTCTTAATTATATTGAACACTCTATATGCTCATTTGTGAGATCAGATGCATAATGGATGTCATTGTCTTCATATCCAAACAAATTCTCTGCCCAAGCCATGTAATCCTCCATCTTTGGAGGAATGAAATAATCAAGGTCCTCTTCAACCTCATTTGAATTCTCACTTTTCTGGGAGAAATTGTGCTGCAACCTCTAAATTAGATGAGGAAATAATATCATCACCTCTTCTATTGTAACTGCAGCCATAAACTTACCCCACTTGAGAAAGaaattgtaaaatttattaTCCACATTGACAACAACATCAGGAACAAGAGTACACCCTTCAGGAAACTCCTCAATCTTACACTTCTCTAGTTTTGAAGATTGCTATGGTTTTTGCATCTTCACAGCTTCAGCATCCTCCTTCCATTCCAATGCTAATTGTGGATCTGGTAGCACCAGATACACATTAGTCTCTGCATTATTTTTACCTGCCAAATGAGGACAACAGCAACCAtactatgtaaaaaaaattacagccTTGTTACAACTATAAAACCTATGACAACAAACAACTAAcatatgtaaaaaaatttaaaattgaagCATAAGCTGAATTGAAGCATTGTTTACAACCATAAAACTCATGTTTAAATGCTTCCCATAAGGCTTGTATAGGAAACTAGAAGGAAACCTATACTGAAGGCCTCTTGCCATGTCCTCCGAATCCTGTCTTGTAAAACCTTCAACTTTACAATGATCAAAATACTCTCAAAACCCTCCCTCATATCTTTTATTTCCAAATGGGGAAAACCATGTACCCCCATGTTTAAGCTTAATTGTGAATTCACCATCTTCACGCCCTGGGAGAATAAGAACAAGCTATAgtgaaattaaaatacaaagcCGCAACTAAAACTAGAAGTTAAGTTGAACAAGATAGGCAAAACCCCTCAAACAAATAACCCATTctcaaaaagacaaaaaaacaaaacccaCCCCACATGTGCAAACTAACTCATTTTGGTCAACTTTAAACCATGTGAAATATCAAAAGCATATACCCTACTAATCAAGACAATACCCTTGACAATGAGAAAAGATTCTTCTTTTCCTcagaagtttatttttttttttactcaatAATCAAACCCACTTTAATATTCATCTAACTATTTGACCTAACCCCTTAATCCCAACCCATTATAAAAAGTCATTTACCCTGTTCTATCCCACTTGAACCAGAAACACTCAAACCAACACTAACCAAAACCCTAGAAatgtaaaagtttaaaaatCTTACCAAGTGGGGGATCGTGTTAACTGCGCCTTTGATATTCATTGTCATTGCTTTGCTTCCTTACACCGTTGAGTACTCAACAGAAGGTCAAATCGTCGCCTGAAGGGGTTAGTTCATCTGGGTTTGCATTCTCAAGTTTACAGAAGTGAATGGGGGGAGAGACGGTGGGGTTTTTTTGTGTTAGGGTTTCGGATGTTTAAGTCCtactattttcttctcttttgttttgattttatttttcagttttcttttaattaaattttgtatatctttatgtttttcatttaattgagtGATTttgcattattttattttattttatttttagaattaaatttaggtttttttttaggAGAGAGGGGTTTATATGGGAATTAATGCCACGGTGGCATTATTTACTAAAGTGGATCCTGCCACGTATGCCAACTTGGCACTAAAACGGAGCCTGGGGGATAAAATAGTGCTGAGCAAAACAGAACCACAGCTCAATGGGTTATGCTGTCGAAATTTCAGTTTTGGGGTTAACTGTtacaaatttaaaagttaaggTGGTTTAATTTAGCTGCTAATATCCCTTATTTCTATAATGTGAATATGTACAAGGAAATGTGTTACTTTTATGAGAAATGTTATAGGTACTGGTGGTACTTAACGCCATCTTAtgtgttaatattgttattggtgtaattaagtatcgagtctcatataatttaatgtaataattttaaagagTATCACTATCCAATTACAAAGTGACACATTTATATGGTACTAGGCATTACTGATGTACAATAATAATGTTGTATTTTTTATGTTCTCTTGTATGAAAACGAAAATATCAATAGTTTTATATTTGcagtatacatatataatatttggatacattattaattatttaattccgGACTCATTAATTTGTGACTAATTAATCCCAAAATGTTAGATAACATAAAAGTACAATACAATTGACCGATTTGAATTCATTCAAATATATGAAACTGATCTGATCAGAAACTGGTTTGACAaagttattatttatatatgtctGATTTTTACAGATCTCTAGAGCTtcattatatattttgtgtGCTGGCCTTTCACTCATTTTGGGCATAtaatacaataataacaataatgatACTTCAAATTGTTGACTTTTCAGCCTATATATTCATATTATTACTAGTAATAAACCATTTATTCATTTCATATTATAAATAAAGTTCGcctaagaaagaaaaagaattacaaAAGGGTACAACCAGACCCgtctttctatatatatatatatatatatatatatatatttaatacaataaATTGAAACTCCAAAATTATCAAAAAGCCAGAAATTTTACAAAAGccgattaaaaaaaaaaaaactatttataaaacaaatagaaatttcttTATCCAAATTACAGGTCATCTCCATGTTTCATTACTTAAAATTTCACAAATTATTCTTTAATtatgtaaaaatttaaatttaaataaataaataatttatcagaTTTTGAGTGGTAAAACTGAGAAAATATGTAATTTGGAGACATTTAGCTAGATATATAGTTCcagcaaagaaagaaaaagaaaaaagatttagcttatataatataacaattaatatatatctatattgatataaaatagtcaataaatttatataatctAGGGATTTTGCTTCTGTGTGTAGATATAATCAGTATGAGCTGCAAGTGTTCTTCTCATTAAGCACTCTTCTTCCTCAACTCCCTCACAACTAATTTCCTCCTCATGCTCTGCTTCATTATTAATGACCTATATAAcccaataataattaaaaacccTTTAATAATCAGAAAATGAAAAACAGAGATATAGATATAGAGCTTAATTATTACCTTATGGCCAAGATGTTTAGTGGGAATAAGAGTAGTATCAGAGTTGGAAATGAAAGCTGATAATGGAGCAGGCCTAGCCAAACAGGTATTAACTGTGAATAAGAGAAGAAGACTCAACAAAAAAAGAGTTGTTACCACCTTCGACGACATTATTATC
Above is a genomic segment from Cannabis sativa cultivar Pink pepper isolate KNU-18-1 unplaced genomic scaffold, ASM2916894v1 Contig3, whole genome shotgun sequence containing:
- the LOC133033218 gene encoding phytosulfokines-like, whose product is MSSKVVTTLFLLSLLLLFTVNTCLARPAPLSAFISNSDTTLIPTKHLGHKVINNEAEHEEEISCEGVEEEECLMRRTLAAHTDYIYTQKQNP